A window of the Synechococcus sp. JA-3-3Ab genome harbors these coding sequences:
- the tuf gene encoding elongation factor Tu: protein MARAKFERTKPHVNVGTIGHVDHGKTTLTAAITMTLAALGQATAKRYDEIDAAPEERARGITINTAHVEYQTEKRHYAHVDCPGHADYVKNMITGAAQMDGAILVVSAADGPMPQTREHILLARQVGVPSLVVFLNKVDMVDDEELLELVELEIRELLSKYDFPGDEIPIIRGSALKALERMQANPKTQRGEDPWVDKIYELMDAVDSYIPTPERDVDKPFLMAVEDVFSITGRGTVATGRIERGRIKVGETVELVGLRETRSTTVTGLEMFQKTLDEGIAGDNVGVLLRGIQKNEVERGMVLAKPKTITPHTQFESEVYVLKKEEGGRHTPFFAGYRPQFYVRTTDVTGTITSFTADDGSKPEMVMPGDRVRMTVELIQPIAIEQGMRFAIREGGRTVGAGVVSKILK from the coding sequence ATGGCACGCGCTAAGTTTGAACGTACCAAACCGCACGTCAACGTTGGCACCATTGGCCACGTCGACCACGGCAAGACGACGTTGACCGCCGCCATTACTATGACCCTGGCTGCTCTGGGTCAGGCCACAGCCAAGCGCTATGACGAGATCGACGCGGCGCCAGAGGAGAGAGCCCGCGGTATCACTATCAACACTGCCCACGTGGAGTACCAGACGGAGAAGCGTCACTACGCCCACGTGGACTGCCCCGGCCACGCCGACTACGTGAAAAACATGATCACGGGCGCGGCCCAGATGGATGGGGCCATCCTGGTGGTCTCGGCGGCCGATGGGCCGATGCCGCAGACGCGGGAGCACATCCTGTTGGCCCGTCAGGTGGGGGTACCCAGCTTGGTGGTCTTCCTCAACAAGGTGGACATGGTGGACGACGAGGAGCTGCTGGAGCTGGTGGAGCTGGAGATACGGGAGCTCCTCTCCAAGTACGACTTCCCCGGCGACGAAATCCCCATCATCAGAGGATCCGCTCTCAAGGCTCTGGAAAGGATGCAGGCCAACCCCAAAACCCAGCGGGGTGAGGATCCCTGGGTGGACAAGATCTACGAGCTGATGGATGCGGTAGACTCCTACATTCCAACGCCGGAGCGGGATGTGGACAAGCCCTTCCTGATGGCAGTGGAAGATGTCTTCTCGATCACCGGTCGCGGCACGGTGGCGACGGGCCGGATCGAGCGGGGCCGCATCAAAGTTGGCGAAACCGTGGAGCTGGTGGGATTGCGAGAAACCCGTTCCACCACCGTTACCGGTCTAGAGATGTTCCAGAAGACGCTGGACGAGGGGATTGCCGGCGACAACGTGGGTGTGTTGTTGCGGGGTATTCAGAAGAACGAGGTGGAGCGGGGCATGGTGCTGGCCAAGCCCAAGACCATCACTCCTCACACCCAGTTCGAGTCGGAGGTTTACGTCCTCAAGAAGGAAGAGGGCGGACGTCACACCCCCTTCTTTGCCGGCTATCGTCCTCAGTTCTACGTGCGTACCACCGACGTCACCGGCACCATCACTTCCTTCACGGCTGACGACGGCTCTAAGCCGGAGATGGTGATGCCCGGCGACCGCGTCAGGATGACGGTAGAGCTGATCCAGCCCATCGCCATCGAGCAAGGGATGCGCTTTGCCATTCGTGAGGGCGGTCGTACCGTAGGGGCCGGTGTGGTCTCTAAGATCCTGAAGTAA
- the rpsJ gene encoding 30S ribosomal protein S10, translated as MATLTQQKIRIRLKAYDHRLLDTSCDKIVDTARRTEAVPVGPIPLPTRRRLYCVLRSPHTDKDSREHFEVRTHRRIIDIYSPSSKTIDALMKLDLPAGVDIEVKL; from the coding sequence ATGGCTACCTTGACCCAACAGAAAATTCGTATCCGCCTAAAGGCCTACGACCATCGGCTACTGGATACTTCCTGCGACAAAATCGTGGACACGGCCCGCCGCACGGAGGCTGTGCCAGTTGGCCCGATCCCTTTGCCGACGCGGCGTCGCCTCTACTGTGTGCTGCGTTCCCCCCACACGGACAAGGATTCGCGGGAACATTTTGAAGTTCGCACCCACCGCCGCATTATCGACATCTACTCCCCCTCTTCCAAAACCATCGATGCTTTGATGAAGCTGGATCTGCCGGCAGGGGTGGACATCGAGGTGAAATTGTGA
- the dapB gene encoding 4-hydroxy-tetrahydrodipicolinate reductase: MGEGTAASEPIPVLVVGALGKMGREVVRAVAQTPDMKLVGAVARSQLGSDIGEVLGLGSLGVEITDDLAGQLLRLSQRSARGVMVDFTHPRSVYENVRSAIAFGVRPVVGTTGLTPEQVERLRDLADKSGVGCLIAPNFAIGMILLQQMALQAAQYFDHVEIVELHHNRKVDAPSGTALQTAQRLGQLGKAFNPPEVEEKELIPGSRGGIPGPNIPIHSVRLPGLIAHQEVIFGGMGQTLTLRHDITDRMAFMPGVILGIRKVLQLKGLVYGLEQVLS, translated from the coding sequence ATTGGGGAGGGGACGGCGGCTTCTGAGCCCATCCCGGTCTTGGTGGTGGGAGCCCTGGGCAAGATGGGGCGGGAGGTGGTGCGGGCGGTGGCCCAAACCCCCGACATGAAGTTGGTGGGGGCGGTGGCCCGTTCCCAGTTGGGCTCGGACATTGGCGAGGTGTTGGGCCTGGGATCCCTGGGAGTCGAGATTACCGACGACCTGGCGGGCCAGTTGCTGCGGCTGTCGCAGCGGAGCGCCCGAGGCGTCATGGTGGATTTCACCCATCCGCGCTCTGTGTATGAAAACGTCCGCTCGGCCATTGCGTTTGGGGTGCGGCCGGTGGTGGGGACGACGGGCCTGACGCCGGAGCAGGTGGAGCGGCTGAGGGATCTGGCGGATAAGTCCGGTGTGGGCTGTCTAATTGCGCCCAACTTTGCCATCGGCATGATCCTGCTGCAGCAGATGGCGCTGCAGGCGGCCCAATATTTCGATCACGTGGAGATTGTCGAGCTGCACCACAACCGCAAGGTCGATGCCCCCAGCGGCACGGCTCTGCAGACGGCGCAGCGGCTGGGACAACTGGGCAAAGCTTTTAACCCGCCTGAGGTGGAAGAAAAGGAGCTGATCCCCGGCTCGCGGGGAGGGATCCCCGGCCCCAACATCCCCATCCACAGCGTTCGCCTGCCGGGGCTTATTGCCCACCAGGAGGTGATCTTCGGCGGCATGGGGCAGACGTTGACCTTGAGACACGACATCACGGATCGGATGGCCTTCATGCCGGGAGTGATCCTGGGCATTCGCAAGGTGCTGCAGCTCAAGGGGCTGGTCTACGGCTTGGAGCAGGTGTTGAGCTAG
- a CDS encoding methylenetetrahydrofolate reductase: MALTCPPPSRFAQAIQRGEFLLTAEITPPKGSDTSTLLSLAQQLKGRVHAVNITDSNRAMARMSPLAASLLLQQAGVEPILQLACRDRNRLALQGDLLGASALGLRNVLALTGDPIQVGDCPDARPVFDLESVRLLQLIQRLNNGLDCNGKPLPDGGTCLFPGAAVEPQSPSFSGLERRFHRKLENGAQFFQSQMVTDFEQLERFMDKLGRPAGKPILAGIFLLKSAKNALFINRNLPGVQIPDAIIQRLADAPDPLEEGIRIAAEQVRQARQICHGVHLMAVKAEHLIPHILDEAGIPPLSS; encoded by the coding sequence GTGGCCCTGACCTGCCCACCACCGTCGCGCTTTGCCCAAGCCATCCAGCGGGGGGAATTTTTGCTCACGGCTGAGATCACCCCCCCCAAGGGATCCGACACCAGCACCCTGCTCTCTCTGGCCCAGCAGCTCAAGGGCCGGGTGCATGCCGTCAACATCACGGACTCCAACCGCGCCATGGCCCGCATGAGCCCCCTGGCCGCCTCGCTGCTGTTGCAGCAGGCGGGCGTTGAACCCATCCTGCAGCTGGCCTGCCGGGATCGCAACCGCCTGGCTCTGCAGGGGGATCTGTTGGGGGCCTCAGCGCTCGGCCTGCGCAACGTGCTGGCCCTCACCGGGGATCCCATCCAGGTGGGGGATTGCCCCGATGCCCGCCCAGTCTTTGACCTGGAATCGGTGCGTCTGCTGCAGCTTATCCAACGCCTCAACAACGGCCTCGACTGCAACGGCAAGCCCCTCCCCGACGGCGGCACCTGTCTGTTCCCGGGGGCAGCCGTAGAGCCGCAATCCCCCAGCTTTTCCGGCCTGGAGCGGCGCTTCCACCGCAAGCTGGAGAACGGAGCCCAGTTTTTCCAAAGCCAGATGGTGACCGACTTCGAGCAACTGGAGCGCTTCATGGACAAGCTGGGCCGCCCCGCCGGCAAGCCCATCCTGGCGGGCATCTTCCTGCTCAAATCCGCCAAAAACGCCCTCTTCATCAACCGCAACTTGCCGGGGGTGCAGATCCCGGACGCCATTATCCAGCGGCTGGCCGATGCCCCCGATCCCCTCGAAGAAGGGATCCGCATTGCTGCCGAACAGGTGCGCCAGGCCCGCCAGATCTGTCACGGCGTGCACCTGATGGCCGTCAAGGCCGAACACCTCATCCCGCACATCCTGGACGAGGCCGGGATCCCGCCCCTGAGCAGCTAG
- a CDS encoding LmeA family phospholipid-binding protein translates to MLPTACYRPDQDSVILEGPSVSQIPPTACRRRRLSPGGQRLGLALLLSLPTMFLPWPAFAQIASSLLNPLVAAWIRSEVQQVDNLRVQIAGSDAQILNGQIPQAQVSGDNLIYQGFQVSHLRLQGQDIRLNVGEAIQGRSPLRLLAPVPVQVSLRLTEDDLNRSLQAPLIQSQLAQAQVQLPFGGQAVPFLIRQPQVTLQQNRLRIQAQLVTPEGVEVPVTVLTGLQAQGPNQLRLVNPLWVSEGQEIPIPGLADFPIQLDPGVRIDRLELQPGQILYEGMLVIYPEAAAVPQG, encoded by the coding sequence GTGCTGCCCACAGCTTGTTATCGGCCTGATCAGGACTCGGTCATTCTAGAGGGTCCCTCTGTTTCCCAGATCCCACCGACAGCCTGCCGCCGCCGACGGCTCTCCCCAGGGGGGCAGCGGCTGGGGCTTGCTCTGCTGCTGAGCCTGCCCACCATGTTTTTGCCCTGGCCCGCTTTTGCCCAGATCGCCAGCTCCTTGCTCAATCCTCTAGTGGCCGCCTGGATTCGCTCTGAGGTGCAGCAGGTGGACAACTTGCGGGTGCAGATCGCCGGTTCCGACGCCCAGATTTTGAACGGCCAGATCCCCCAGGCCCAGGTGTCGGGAGACAACCTCATCTATCAGGGATTCCAGGTCAGCCACCTGCGGCTGCAGGGCCAGGATATTCGCCTCAATGTAGGGGAAGCCATCCAGGGACGTAGTCCCCTGCGGCTGTTGGCCCCCGTGCCGGTGCAGGTGAGCTTGCGCCTCACCGAAGACGATCTCAACCGCAGCCTTCAGGCTCCCCTCATCCAGTCCCAACTGGCCCAGGCGCAGGTGCAACTGCCCTTTGGAGGTCAAGCGGTGCCCTTCTTGATCCGCCAGCCCCAGGTCACCTTGCAGCAAAATCGGCTGCGCATCCAGGCCCAATTGGTTACTCCCGAGGGGGTGGAGGTGCCGGTTACGGTGCTAACTGGGCTACAGGCTCAGGGTCCCAACCAGTTGCGGCTGGTCAATCCCCTGTGGGTGAGCGAAGGGCAGGAGATCCCCATCCCCGGCCTGGCGGATTTTCCCATCCAGTTGGATCCAGGCGTGCGCATCGATCGCCTGGAGTTGCAGCCTGGCCAAATCCTCTACGAGGGCATGTTGGTCATCTACCCGGAGGCGGCGGCAGTGCCGCAGGGGTAG
- a CDS encoding NAD(P)/FAD-dependent oxidoreductase, whose protein sequence is MAIIGGGLTGLSTALHLARDHGISACLLEAGSLGWGASGRNGGFCGVGASYLTHAQMVRRVGLAETERYYRDQRQAVETVQELAAAEGFSLDAQGEGWYAVAHRPSAWRELEAEYQIYAQVAGYPVQLLSPKELRERGFDSRENHGALHIGVGFGLNPLKLAQGLAQAAQKWGAQLHSASRVVAWEKVGSRHLCHTPGGTVRARHLVIATNGYTPANLYPQLAGSLLPVLSNILVTRPLTPAERRAQGWWDPTPIYDTRRLLFYYRLLPDGRLLFGGRDGTCDAPRERQRLRAWMARQLYRLFPAWEGVEIEYAWNGLVCLSRQLHPHIGPSPTDPSLWYGLAYHGSGVATGVWAGKILAQEIAGIRPQISALFRQPPRLFPFPWLRLHYLRLGYLWWQLTDG, encoded by the coding sequence GTGGCCATCATAGGAGGAGGATTGACGGGGCTATCGACGGCCCTGCACCTGGCCCGCGATCACGGCATCTCGGCTTGCCTGCTGGAGGCGGGATCCCTGGGCTGGGGCGCCTCTGGGCGCAACGGCGGCTTCTGCGGAGTGGGGGCGAGCTACCTCACCCATGCCCAAATGGTGCGGCGGGTAGGCCTGGCGGAGACGGAGCGCTACTACCGGGATCAGCGGCAGGCGGTGGAGACCGTGCAAGAGCTGGCCGCTGCCGAGGGCTTTTCCCTGGATGCCCAGGGAGAAGGTTGGTACGCAGTAGCCCACCGCCCCAGCGCTTGGCGGGAGTTGGAGGCCGAATACCAGATCTACGCCCAGGTGGCCGGCTACCCAGTTCAGCTCCTCAGCCCCAAAGAGCTGCGGGAACGGGGCTTCGACAGCCGCGAGAACCACGGCGCCCTCCACATCGGGGTGGGGTTTGGCCTCAACCCCCTCAAGCTTGCCCAAGGGCTGGCCCAGGCCGCCCAGAAATGGGGAGCGCAATTGCACAGCGCCAGCCGGGTCGTTGCCTGGGAAAAGGTTGGCTCCCGCCACCTTTGCCATACGCCCGGGGGAACGGTGCGGGCACGGCACCTGGTCATCGCCACCAATGGCTACACGCCGGCCAACCTCTACCCCCAATTGGCCGGATCCCTGTTGCCGGTGCTTTCCAACATTCTGGTCACCCGGCCTCTGACGCCGGCAGAGCGAAGGGCTCAGGGCTGGTGGGATCCGACGCCGATCTACGACACGCGACGGCTGCTGTTCTACTACCGTCTCCTGCCGGATGGGCGCTTGCTGTTTGGGGGGCGGGACGGCACCTGCGATGCCCCAAGGGAACGCCAGCGCCTGCGGGCCTGGATGGCGCGGCAGCTCTACCGCCTCTTTCCCGCCTGGGAGGGGGTGGAGATCGAGTACGCCTGGAACGGCTTGGTTTGCCTCTCCCGCCAGCTTCACCCCCACATCGGCCCTTCGCCGACGGATCCCAGCCTCTGGTACGGCCTGGCCTACCACGGCAGCGGCGTGGCCACAGGGGTGTGGGCAGGCAAAATCCTGGCCCAGGAGATCGCCGGCATCCGACCCCAAATTAGCGCCCTCTTCCGCCAGCCACCGCGCCTTTTCCCTTTCCCCTGGCTGCGGCTTCACTACCTGCGGCTGGGGTATCTTTGGTGGCAGTTGACAGACGGATAG
- the tatC gene encoding twin-arginine translocase subunit TatC: MSLMEHLEELRSRLLASVIAVALCIVACFLVVNRIVALLEVPAQGVTFLQLAPGEYFFVSMKVAAYSGLLLATPFVLYQIARFVLPGLSVKERKLLGPVVLGSSLLFVAGLVFAYYLLIPAALNFFIRYGEGVVDQAWSIDRYFEFVLLLMFSTGLAFQVPILQALLGALGLVTAEQMFKGWRYVVLGSVVAGAILTPSTDPLTQSLLAGAVTFLYLFGILLVKLLGK; encoded by the coding sequence ATGAGCTTGATGGAGCATCTGGAGGAGTTGCGTAGCCGCCTCTTGGCCAGTGTCATTGCGGTGGCCCTGTGTATCGTCGCCTGTTTTCTGGTGGTGAACCGCATCGTCGCCCTGCTGGAGGTGCCCGCTCAGGGGGTGACCTTCTTGCAACTGGCGCCGGGCGAGTATTTTTTCGTCTCTATGAAAGTGGCGGCATATTCGGGGCTGCTCTTGGCCACGCCCTTTGTGCTCTACCAAATTGCCCGCTTCGTCTTGCCAGGGCTGAGCGTCAAGGAGCGCAAGCTGTTGGGGCCGGTGGTGCTCGGATCCAGCCTTTTGTTTGTGGCTGGCTTGGTCTTTGCCTACTACCTCCTCATTCCGGCGGCGCTCAACTTCTTCATTCGCTATGGGGAAGGGGTGGTGGATCAGGCCTGGTCCATCGACCGCTACTTTGAGTTTGTGCTGCTGCTGATGTTCAGCACTGGCTTGGCCTTTCAGGTGCCGATTTTGCAGGCGCTGCTGGGAGCTTTGGGCCTGGTAACTGCTGAGCAGATGTTCAAGGGTTGGCGCTATGTTGTCCTAGGTTCGGTGGTGGCGGGGGCCATTCTCACCCCTTCCACGGATCCCCTCACCCAGAGCCTCCTGGCTGGCGCGGTAACGTTCCTGTACTTGTTTGGCATTCTCCTGGTGAAGCTGCTTGGCAAATGA